The sequence GCGGGCGATGTCCTCGGGCGTGTACGGCTCCTCCTGCCCGTCCTTCACCGCGTTGACCCAGAGGTACGTGTCCGCGGGCAGCTCGCTCCGCAGGGCCTCGGCTTCCTCCGCGAAGCGCACGAAGCCCACCATGCCGGCGCTGTGCCGCACGCCGAGCGCGGACAGCTTCTCGCACTGGGCCACGAAGCGGCGGCGCTTCATCCACTCGGGGTGGTACGTCGCCCAGATGCCCAGCTTCTCCACCTTGCAGCGCTCCACCCAGTCGAGCGTGCAGGAGAGGTTCGTCTGCACCGCGGCCCTGTCCACGTGCTCCAGCTGAGTCAGCCGAGCGAGCGCCTCCTGATACCAGGGCCAGATGAGCGCCTCGCCCCACGGCGTGAAGAAGACGGAGATGCGCAAGTCGGTGCGCGACTCCACCCACGCCATGAAGCGCGCCAGGTCCTCGCGGTCCTTGGCGAGCTCCTCCTCGCTCTGCTTCCACTTGCCGAAGGGGCAGTACTCGCAGCCGAAGTTGCAGCCGGACAGCGGGCCTCGATAGAGCACGGTGAGCTTCATCGCCAGGCGTACTCCTGCATCATGTCCCGCACCCGCTCCGAGTGCAGCCAGGGGCCAATCAGGTCCGAGCGCTCCACGCCCGCGTCGGTGAGCTTCAGCACACCGTCCACCCGCCTGCCCAGCCCGTGCGTCTCCAGCTCCAGCAGCTCGGGGAAGTCCGCCAGCACGTCGGTGCAGAAGCGCTGACGGTACGCCTCCAGGTCCA comes from Pyxidicoccus parkwaysis and encodes:
- a CDS encoding STM4011 family radical SAM protein, with the protein product MKLTVLYRGPLSGCNFGCEYCPFGKWKQSEEELAKDREDLARFMAWVESRTDLRISVFFTPWGEALIWPWYQEALARLTQLEHVDRAAVQTNLSCTLDWVERCKVEKLGIWATYHPEWMKRRRFVAQCEKLSALGVRHSAGMVGFVRFAEEAEALRSELPADTYLWVNAVKDGQEEPYTPEDIARFTRVDPLFPVNNTRHPSLGRACRGGESVISVDGEGTARRCHFIDEPIGNIYAPDFDAALKPRPCSKAVCGCHIGYVHLEYLELDRVFGSGILERVPATPLWNARA